In Bradyrhizobium erythrophlei, a single genomic region encodes these proteins:
- a CDS encoding CoA transferase subunit A, giving the protein MKKVYPDAKSALDGILKDGIMIMSGGFGLCGIAETLSDAIRDSGVKNLTVVSNNAGVDGIGLSRLLETRQIRKMISSYVGENKLFAQQYLAGELELEFNPQGTLAERIRAGGAGIPAFYTKTGVGTLIAEGKEEKVFDGEKYIMERGLFADLAIVHAWKGDTAGNLVYRKTARNFNPMMATAAKVTVAEVEHLVPAGEIDPDHIHTPGIFVKRIIEVGNAKKRIEFRNTRPRPAN; this is encoded by the coding sequence ATGAAAAAGGTCTATCCCGACGCCAAATCGGCACTCGACGGCATCCTCAAGGACGGCATCATGATCATGTCGGGCGGCTTCGGCCTCTGCGGCATCGCCGAGACCCTGTCGGATGCGATCCGCGACAGCGGGGTCAAGAACCTGACGGTGGTTTCCAACAATGCCGGCGTCGACGGCATCGGCCTCTCCCGCCTGCTCGAGACCCGCCAGATCAGGAAGATGATCTCGTCCTATGTCGGCGAGAACAAGCTGTTCGCCCAGCAATACCTCGCCGGCGAGCTTGAGCTTGAATTCAATCCGCAAGGCACGCTGGCCGAGCGCATCCGCGCCGGCGGCGCCGGTATCCCGGCCTTCTACACGAAGACCGGCGTCGGCACGCTGATCGCCGAGGGCAAGGAAGAAAAGGTTTTCGACGGCGAGAAATACATCATGGAGCGCGGCCTGTTCGCCGACCTCGCCATCGTGCACGCCTGGAAGGGCGATACCGCCGGCAACCTCGTCTACCGCAAGACCGCGCGGAACTTTAACCCGATGATGGCCACTGCCGCCAAGGTCACGGTCGCCGAAGTCGAGCACCTCGTGCCGGCCGGCGAGATCGATCCGGACCACATCCATACGCCGGGCATTTTCGTCAAGCGCATCATCGAGGTCGGTAACGCCAAGAAGCGGATCGAATTCCGCAACACGCGTCCGCGGCCCGCCAACTAA
- a CDS encoding AsmA family protein yields MAQGTRRLAMPVAALFGLMVVALVASSWLLNRDALRKAVEAQIRAVTGLDLVVKGGTDISVFPGSYVSFHDVGLRGGAASDPALTVDVLTANLRLLPLLLQRFEIADVMMLRPRIRVVRDINGDSNWTPFVGTITRTMKPGAENQVSFSEIRIQDGELTYEDPVRQIKEALGDIDLSLAWPSISRSFAATGQFDWRGERVDGSISIGDFLAALSGDRSGFKARLASAPLKLAFDGTVANRTSMMMEGTMTVDSASLRNALRWTGQAPLGSGGFGRFALKARANVVGASVALTNVNVELDGNVAEGVMTYANNGRQSLQATLAADALDFTPYISTFRLLASGARDWNRQLFDLDSLSTTDLDIRLSAARMTVGPSKLGRTAIGANLRNGALALSVGEAQIYGGIAKGSFGLSRADAVADVKAQFQFTDVDLQACASELFGVNKLSGRGNLSVSLAASGSSPFGLAQSLDGTAMLTGHDGAIAGFNVEQLLKRLERRPLSGAGNFRSGSTPYSNLTVAVKFADGVASVDDVHIDGPARVTLTGTASMPSREFDMKGIASLTNADGAPGFALPFVVQGPWDDPLVFPDPDSLIRRSPATAPLLDAVKDKKTRDAVRSVIERFTGNKIPDKTPDDAAPAAPDAASAKAN; encoded by the coding sequence ATGGCCCAGGGAACACGGCGCCTCGCGATGCCGGTCGCGGCGCTTTTTGGCTTGATGGTGGTCGCGCTGGTCGCCTCATCCTGGCTGCTCAACCGCGACGCGCTGCGCAAGGCGGTGGAGGCGCAAATCCGCGCCGTGACCGGGCTCGACCTGGTCGTCAAGGGCGGCACCGACATCTCGGTATTCCCCGGCAGCTACGTCTCCTTCCATGACGTCGGCTTGAGAGGTGGCGCAGCCTCCGATCCGGCGCTGACCGTCGACGTGCTGACCGCGAACCTGCGCCTGTTGCCGCTATTGTTGCAGCGTTTCGAGATCGCCGACGTGATGATGCTGCGGCCGCGCATCCGCGTGGTTCGCGACATCAACGGCGACAGCAACTGGACGCCATTCGTCGGCACCATCACCCGCACCATGAAACCGGGCGCCGAGAACCAGGTCTCGTTCTCGGAAATCCGCATCCAGGACGGCGAACTCACCTACGAAGACCCGGTGCGCCAGATCAAAGAAGCGCTCGGCGATATCGATCTGTCGCTCGCCTGGCCGTCGATCTCGCGCTCATTCGCGGCGACCGGCCAGTTCGACTGGCGCGGCGAACGCGTCGACGGCAGCATCTCGATCGGCGACTTCCTGGCGGCGCTCTCGGGCGACCGCTCCGGCTTCAAGGCCCGGCTCGCCAGCGCGCCGCTCAAGCTTGCCTTCGACGGCACCGTCGCCAACCGCACCAGCATGATGATGGAAGGCACGATGACGGTCGACTCGGCCTCACTGCGCAACGCGCTGCGCTGGACCGGTCAGGCGCCTCTCGGCAGCGGCGGCTTCGGCCGCTTCGCGCTGAAGGCGCGCGCCAACGTGGTTGGTGCTTCCGTCGCACTCACCAACGTCAACGTCGAACTCGACGGCAATGTCGCCGAAGGCGTGATGACCTATGCCAATAACGGCCGGCAGTCGTTGCAGGCAACGCTGGCCGCCGACGCGCTCGACTTCACGCCCTACATCTCGACCTTCCGTTTGCTCGCGAGCGGCGCGCGCGACTGGAACCGGCAGCTGTTCGATCTGGATTCACTGTCGACGACCGATCTCGATATCCGCCTGTCGGCGGCACGGATGACGGTCGGCCCGTCGAAACTGGGACGCACCGCGATCGGCGCCAACCTGCGCAATGGCGCGTTGGCGCTCAGCGTCGGCGAAGCACAGATCTATGGCGGCATCGCCAAGGGCTCGTTCGGCCTGTCGCGGGCCGATGCGGTGGCCGACGTGAAGGCGCAATTCCAGTTCACCGATGTCGACTTGCAGGCCTGCGCCAGCGAACTGTTCGGCGTCAACAAGCTGTCCGGCCGCGGCAATCTCAGCGTCTCGCTGGCGGCCTCGGGCTCGAGCCCGTTTGGTCTGGCGCAATCGCTCGACGGCACCGCCATGCTGACGGGCCATGACGGCGCGATCGCGGGCTTCAATGTCGAACAGCTGCTCAAGCGGCTGGAGCGGCGGCCGCTGTCGGGCGCCGGCAATTTCCGATCCGGTTCGACGCCCTACTCCAACCTCACCGTGGCCGTGAAATTTGCCGACGGCGTTGCGAGCGTCGACGACGTCCATATCGATGGACCGGCGCGCGTGACGCTGACCGGCACGGCATCGATGCCGTCGCGCGAATTCGACATGAAAGGCATCGCCAGCCTCACTAACGCGGACGGCGCGCCGGGCTTCGCGCTGCCCTTCGTGGTGCAGGGGCCCTGGGACGATCCATTGGTCTTCCCCGATCCCGACAGCCTGATCCGCCGCTCGCCAGCGACCGCGCCGCTGCTCGATGCGGTCAAGGATAAGAAGACCCGCGACGCCGTGCGTTCCGTGATCGAGCGCTTCACCGGCAACAAGATTCCCGACAAGACACCTGATGACGCCGCGCCTGCGGCCCCGGATGCCGCCAGCGCGAAAGCGAACTGA
- a CDS encoding DUF3734 domain-containing protein, translating into MTETSIPPRPSSYDKKVGLVLQGGGALGSYQAGVYEALSASEYLPDWVAGISIGAVNAAIIAGNPPQERVTRLREFWEGITAPSALWPVSDGPITSHHRRTSSLTSMLFGQPGFFAPRAPTFWFFGGKVTSYYDTAYLKSTLERLVDFDRINAREMRFSVAAVNVRTGNFAYFDNAATKIRPEHVMASGALPPGFPAIEIDGEHYWDGGLVSNTPLQYVVEYMPRRSRLVFQVDLFHARGRLPTDLEEVTERDKDIRYSSRTRAATDMLRHMHDVRHNINGLWDQLPEHLRQTPEAKFLYNFGCVTTMDIVQLIYRPTDNQGHSKDYEFSRATMKARWAQGLADARATLLASPWLAPMPPEIGARTFDVLRDSHGKADMMMPATSGKGAHH; encoded by the coding sequence ATGACCGAGACAAGTATCCCACCGCGGCCGTCTTCTTATGACAAGAAGGTCGGCCTCGTCTTGCAGGGGGGCGGGGCGCTGGGGAGCTACCAGGCCGGCGTCTACGAGGCACTTTCGGCTTCCGAATATCTGCCCGACTGGGTCGCCGGGATCTCTATCGGCGCGGTGAACGCCGCGATCATCGCCGGCAATCCCCCGCAGGAGCGGGTCACGCGCCTTCGTGAGTTTTGGGAGGGCATCACGGCGCCTTCGGCGCTTTGGCCCGTTTCTGACGGCCCGATCACAAGTCACCACCGGCGCACGAGTTCGCTCACATCGATGCTGTTCGGGCAGCCGGGGTTTTTCGCGCCGCGCGCGCCGACATTCTGGTTTTTCGGCGGAAAAGTCACGAGTTACTATGACACCGCGTACCTCAAATCGACGCTCGAGCGGCTAGTCGACTTCGATCGCATCAACGCGCGCGAGATGCGCTTTAGCGTTGCTGCGGTCAATGTGCGCACGGGCAATTTCGCTTATTTCGACAACGCAGCGACGAAGATCCGCCCCGAGCACGTCATGGCGAGCGGCGCCCTGCCACCGGGATTTCCAGCCATCGAGATCGACGGCGAGCATTATTGGGACGGCGGGCTCGTCTCGAACACTCCGCTGCAATACGTCGTCGAATATATGCCGCGCCGCAGCCGGCTCGTCTTTCAAGTCGACCTTTTTCACGCCCGCGGCCGCCTGCCGACCGACCTCGAGGAGGTCACCGAGCGTGACAAAGACATCCGCTATTCCAGCCGAACCCGCGCAGCAACCGACATGCTCCGCCACATGCACGACGTGCGCCACAACATCAACGGCCTTTGGGACCAATTGCCGGAACACCTCCGGCAAACGCCGGAAGCGAAGTTCCTCTACAATTTCGGTTGCGTGACGACGATGGATATCGTGCAGCTGATTTATCGGCCGACGGATAATCAGGGCCACTCGAAGGACTACGAGTTCAGCCGCGCCACCATGAAGGCGCGATGGGCGCAGGGCCTGGCGGACGCTCGGGCGACGCTGCTCGCTTCTCCGTGGCTCGCGCCGATGCCGCCCGAGATCGGCGCCCGTACCTTCGACGTTCTCAGGGATTCGCATGGAAAAGCCGACATGATGATGCCGGCAACGAGCGGCAAAGGGGCGCACCACTGA
- a CDS encoding FUSC family protein codes for MGLNSFMIRHAALIFTCKTFVAAMLALLAALWLDLPRPYWAMATVYITSQPLAGATSSKAFYRVLGTAIGASAAVAMVPNLVNAPELLSLAMALWIGLCLYLSLLMRQPRSYGFMLSGYTVALIGFPAVSDPGSMFDLALARFEEITLGIVFATLVSTVLLPRSVAPAVAGRVESWLKDARILARDVLLGNGSEGELRTQQLKLATDSVEIDALAGHLSYDQVADANTVGSLQMVRRQMMVLLPQLASIADRLAALNSLGARPAALDVLLDRIALWLMIDGGNERQPADDLRREIAELRPNLDKEASWDQIVLANLLIRLRDLVDISSDCRALERAIAQGSDPAQIKLAYEPEPGAELSRHRDHALALWSAASAAAAILICCALWIATGWTDGASAPMMAAVGCSFFAAQDDPAKGISNFGWWSLVAVIVVGTYLFAIIPAITDVEVLIAALAPTFLIYGFLIARPATSFIGMALAANTATLLALQSTYVANFQSFANTSIAFLFGMLMAAVVTRLGRTAGAAWIARRLMKTSWATLAVTAERRGLNDRAAFAGLMLDRLGLLTQRIAAMDDADRSDVVNLSQLRVGINIIDLRRARRSLAPATLEAIDRMLTALAVAARKHAGGAMPAELLKRIDIALARTVEEPAGKPREDALIGLTGIRRGLFPAAAAYAGEPAGQGTDEGTGEGMLVA; via the coding sequence ATGGGCCTGAACTCTTTCATGATCCGCCACGCGGCTCTCATCTTTACCTGCAAGACCTTTGTCGCGGCCATGCTGGCGCTGCTGGCCGCCCTGTGGCTCGACCTGCCGCGGCCCTATTGGGCGATGGCAACGGTCTACATCACCTCGCAGCCGCTCGCGGGCGCGACCAGTTCAAAGGCCTTCTATCGCGTGCTCGGCACCGCCATCGGAGCCAGCGCCGCCGTCGCCATGGTGCCCAACCTCGTGAATGCGCCGGAGCTATTGTCTCTGGCGATGGCGCTGTGGATCGGGCTTTGCCTTTACCTGTCGCTGCTGATGCGGCAGCCACGCAGCTATGGCTTCATGCTGTCCGGCTACACGGTGGCCCTGATCGGATTTCCGGCCGTCTCCGATCCCGGCAGCATGTTCGACCTGGCGCTGGCGAGGTTCGAGGAAATCACGCTCGGCATCGTCTTCGCCACGCTGGTCTCGACGGTCCTGCTGCCGCGCAGCGTCGCACCGGCCGTCGCCGGTCGCGTCGAAAGCTGGCTGAAGGATGCGCGAATTCTCGCCCGCGACGTGCTCCTGGGAAACGGCAGCGAGGGCGAACTGCGCACGCAGCAACTCAAGCTCGCGACCGACTCGGTCGAAATCGACGCACTCGCCGGCCACTTGTCCTACGACCAGGTGGCTGACGCCAACACCGTTGGAAGCCTGCAAATGGTTCGGCGGCAGATGATGGTCTTGCTGCCGCAGCTTGCCTCGATCGCCGATCGTCTCGCGGCGCTGAACAGCCTGGGCGCGCGGCCCGCCGCACTCGACGTATTGCTCGACCGCATCGCACTGTGGCTGATGATCGACGGCGGCAACGAACGCCAGCCGGCCGACGACTTGCGCCGCGAGATCGCGGAGTTGAGGCCGAACCTGGACAAGGAGGCGTCCTGGGATCAGATCGTGCTCGCCAATCTGTTGATACGGCTGCGCGACCTCGTCGACATTTCCAGCGATTGCCGGGCGCTCGAACGCGCCATCGCTCAAGGCAGCGATCCCGCGCAGATAAAACTCGCCTACGAGCCGGAACCGGGCGCCGAGCTGTCGCGCCATCGCGACCATGCCCTGGCGCTCTGGTCGGCGGCCAGTGCGGCGGCCGCGATCCTGATCTGCTGCGCTCTGTGGATCGCAACCGGCTGGACCGACGGCGCGTCGGCGCCGATGATGGCGGCGGTCGGCTGCTCGTTCTTCGCGGCGCAGGACGATCCGGCGAAAGGCATCAGCAATTTCGGCTGGTGGTCGCTGGTCGCCGTCATCGTCGTCGGCACCTATCTGTTCGCGATCATCCCGGCGATTACCGACGTCGAGGTGCTGATCGCAGCGCTTGCGCCGACATTCCTGATCTACGGCTTTCTGATCGCGCGTCCGGCGACAAGCTTCATCGGTATGGCGCTCGCCGCCAACACCGCCACGCTGCTCGCCCTGCAATCGACCTACGTGGCGAACTTTCAGTCCTTTGCCAATACGTCGATCGCCTTCCTGTTCGGCATGCTGATGGCGGCGGTCGTGACCAGGCTCGGACGCACGGCGGGCGCGGCGTGGATCGCCCGGCGGCTGATGAAGACGAGCTGGGCCACGCTTGCCGTCACCGCCGAGCGCCGCGGCCTCAACGACCGCGCGGCCTTCGCGGGCCTGATGCTCGACCGGCTCGGCCTGTTGACCCAGCGCATCGCGGCCATGGACGACGCCGACCGCAGCGACGTCGTGAATTTGAGCCAGCTCCGCGTCGGGATCAACATCATCGACCTGCGCCGTGCGCGTCGGTCGCTCGCCCCTGCCACGCTTGAGGCCATCGACCGCATGCTGACGGCGCTGGCGGTCGCGGCCCGCAAACATGCCGGCGGCGCGATGCCGGCCGAACTGCTGAAGCGGATCGACATCGCGCTGGCGCGAACGGTTGAGGAGCCCGCCGGAAAACCTCGCGAGGACGCGCTGATCGGCCTCACCGGCATCCGCCGAGGCTTGTTTCCTGCTGCCGCCGCCTACGCCGGCGAACCGGCCGGCCAGGGGACCGATGAAGGCACCGGCGAAGGGATGCTCGTGGCATGA
- a CDS encoding DUF1656 domain-containing protein, whose amino-acid sequence MKYEIDIFGVLVPSLLLWFVVAFALSALVRSGLERSAFYRAVWHRALFDLAVFVSLLGILVYLSTEYLS is encoded by the coding sequence ATGAAATACGAAATCGACATCTTCGGCGTTCTCGTACCGTCGCTTCTGCTCTGGTTTGTGGTCGCCTTCGCGCTGTCGGCGCTGGTGCGCAGCGGCCTCGAGCGCAGCGCTTTCTACCGCGCGGTCTGGCACCGCGCTCTGTTCGATCTGGCGGTGTTCGTCAGCCTGCTTGGCATTCTCGTCTATCTGTCCACGGAGTACCTGTCGTGA
- a CDS encoding efflux RND transporter periplasmic adaptor subunit, giving the protein MKNIVVQIRRFGLTALAVVVACFIGVRLWAYYMDAPWTRDGHVRADVVQVAPDVSGFVTDVLVHDNQRVQRGDIIFRIDRARFALALRQADAIVAGKRASLDEAELDLKRYRALTTEAVSQQKQEQVLSTQQQAQAAYDQAVADRDVAQLNLDRSEVRASVNGIITNMDLRPGAYVTSGKGVMALVDSDTLRVEGYFEETKLSRIHIGDPVRVRLMGDARPLSGRVESIAAGIEDRDRGQGTSLLANVNPTFNWVRLAQRVPVRVTLDQIPDPTRLVAGRSATVEVIDRPAGK; this is encoded by the coding sequence GTGAAAAACATCGTCGTCCAGATCCGCCGTTTCGGTCTCACCGCGCTCGCGGTCGTGGTGGCGTGTTTCATCGGCGTGCGTCTCTGGGCCTATTACATGGACGCGCCCTGGACCCGCGACGGCCATGTGCGCGCCGACGTCGTTCAGGTCGCGCCGGACGTCTCCGGCTTCGTGACGGACGTTCTGGTGCACGACAACCAGCGCGTCCAGCGCGGCGACATCATCTTTCGCATCGACCGCGCCCGGTTTGCGCTGGCGCTGCGGCAGGCCGATGCCATCGTCGCCGGCAAGCGCGCGTCGCTGGATGAGGCCGAACTCGACCTCAAGCGCTATCGGGCGCTGACCACCGAAGCCGTGTCGCAGCAGAAGCAGGAGCAGGTATTGTCGACGCAGCAGCAGGCGCAGGCCGCCTACGATCAGGCGGTGGCCGACCGCGACGTTGCGCAACTCAACCTCGACCGCAGCGAAGTGCGAGCGTCCGTCAACGGCATCATCACCAACATGGACCTGCGGCCCGGCGCCTATGTCACGTCAGGCAAAGGCGTGATGGCGCTGGTCGACAGCGATACGCTGCGCGTCGAGGGTTATTTCGAGGAAACCAAACTGTCCCGCATCCACATCGGCGACCCGGTGCGGGTCCGCCTGATGGGCGATGCGCGGCCCCTGAGCGGACGGGTGGAGAGCATCGCCGCCGGCATCGAAGACCGCGACCGCGGCCAGGGCACGAGTCTGCTGGCCAACGTCAACCCGACCTTCAACTGGGTGCGGCTGGCCCAGCGCGTCCCCGTCCGCGTCACGCTCGACCAGATTCCCGATCCGACGCGTCTGGTGGCGGGACGTTCGGCAACTGTCGAAGTGATCGACCGGCCGGCCGGTAAGTAA
- a CDS encoding SH3 domain-containing protein, producing MRFAKAAASAAIVTLLLTGATTAKPIATVAETNLRKGPGTDTEVLTLIPKGTTVEVGKCTNGWCEASLDGKDGFIIARNVGMAPRPAPRVARLGAQVVEEEEVVAGPPPGYYRPAPYYYRPYYPYGYYYRPWGWGWGWRW from the coding sequence ATGCGCTTTGCGAAAGCCGCGGCATCTGCCGCAATCGTCACCTTGCTGCTGACGGGTGCCACCACCGCCAAGCCGATCGCCACCGTCGCCGAAACCAACCTGCGAAAAGGACCGGGCACCGACACCGAGGTGCTGACGTTGATCCCGAAGGGAACGACGGTCGAGGTCGGCAAATGCACCAACGGCTGGTGTGAGGCTTCGCTGGACGGCAAGGATGGATTTATCATCGCGCGCAACGTCGGCATGGCGCCACGGCCCGCCCCGCGTGTAGCCAGACTTGGAGCCCAAGTGGTCGAAGAAGAGGAAGTCGTTGCCGGACCGCCGCCCGGGTATTACCGCCCCGCGCCCTACTATTATCGCCCCTATTACCCATACGGCTATTACTACCGGCCCTGGGGCTGGGGTTGGGGATGGCGCTGGTAG
- a CDS encoding N-acetylmuramoyl-L-alanine amidase family protein — MSVWLSLIAATAALMLLPAGVSHANWLTDVFKGKDKKSEAHAEASKGDKKDAKKAAKKDTRHDKETKRAASKSHVKLAALGPLNPPVLKLASSPCEPAKFRIAVDVGHTVESEGATSSRNVPEFSFNLRLAQQIAENLKTAGFTATRLLVTEGKAKPSLFRRVAVANDMEANLFLSIHHDSVPNKLLEDWEFEGQKSHFSDRFSGYSVFVSRDNADFKTSFAFAELVGKAMKARGLEYAPQYTMPIMGHYQYPLLDKETGVYAHDELVVLRKTRMPAVLLEAGSIINRDEELKMNSPERRDLISDAVVAAAKEFCSPPPQATATVRR; from the coding sequence ATGTCTGTTTGGCTGAGTCTCATCGCCGCGACCGCCGCATTGATGCTGCTGCCGGCCGGGGTGAGCCACGCCAACTGGCTGACGGATGTTTTCAAGGGCAAGGACAAGAAGTCCGAGGCGCATGCGGAGGCGTCGAAGGGCGACAAAAAGGATGCGAAAAAAGCCGCCAAAAAGGACACCAGGCACGACAAGGAGACGAAGCGCGCCGCGTCAAAATCCCACGTCAAGCTTGCCGCGCTCGGGCCGCTGAATCCGCCCGTCCTGAAGCTGGCGTCGTCGCCCTGCGAGCCGGCGAAATTCCGGATCGCGGTGGATGTCGGACACACGGTCGAATCCGAAGGCGCGACCAGTTCGCGCAACGTGCCTGAATTCTCCTTCAACCTGCGTCTGGCACAACAGATTGCGGAAAACCTGAAGACCGCGGGCTTTACCGCGACGCGGCTGCTGGTGACCGAAGGCAAGGCCAAGCCCAGCCTGTTCAGGCGCGTTGCCGTTGCGAACGATATGGAAGCCAATCTCTTCCTGTCGATTCACCACGACTCCGTGCCGAACAAACTGCTGGAGGATTGGGAATTCGAAGGCCAGAAGAGTCATTTCAGCGACCGCTTCAGCGGCTACTCCGTGTTCGTCTCCCGCGACAACGCGGATTTCAAGACGAGCTTTGCGTTCGCCGAGCTGGTCGGCAAGGCGATGAAGGCGAGGGGGCTGGAATATGCCCCGCAGTATACGATGCCGATCATGGGGCATTACCAGTATCCGCTGCTCGACAAGGAAACCGGCGTCTATGCGCATGACGAGCTGGTCGTGCTGCGAAAGACCCGGATGCCGGCGGTGCTGCTGGAGGCAGGCTCGATCATCAACCGCGATGAAGAGCTGAAGATGAACTCGCCGGAGCGCAGGGACCTGATCAGCGACGCCGTTGTCGCGGCGGCGAAGGAGTTCTGTAGCCCGCCGCCGCAGGCCACCGCGACGGTCCGCCGTTGA
- a CDS encoding DUF5996 family protein, with translation MMSRTSNNLWPDLAALDLRPTTDTLHLWSQVVGKVRLMLTPWINHSWQATFYLSCRGFTTGPIYGDGRAFEMEFDLLSDLLRIDTAGGEARRVKLEAQSVAAFYEATMAALAELGLAVEIRRMPCEIPDAVAFNEDHAQRAYDPDTARAYWHAMLQVQRVFLLFRSRFVGKCSPIHLFWGSFDLAVTRFSGRDAPPHPGGMPHVPNAVAREAYSREVSSAGFWPGIDHPAFYSYAYPAPNGFGLTKIEPEAAMFDTQLGEFLLPYDAVRSSTDPDAALLAFLQSTYEAAANLAHWERSRLERAQGQFGRLPEGA, from the coding sequence ATGATGTCCAGAACGTCCAACAATCTGTGGCCTGATCTGGCGGCGTTAGATCTTCGGCCAACGACCGATACTCTCCATCTCTGGAGCCAGGTGGTCGGCAAGGTGCGGCTGATGCTGACACCGTGGATCAATCATAGCTGGCAGGCGACCTTTTATCTATCGTGCCGCGGCTTCACCACCGGACCGATCTATGGGGACGGGCGCGCTTTTGAAATGGAGTTCGATTTATTGAGCGACCTGCTGCGGATCGACACCGCGGGCGGCGAGGCGCGGCGCGTGAAGTTGGAAGCACAGAGTGTTGCCGCATTCTACGAAGCGACAATGGCGGCACTTGCTGAACTGGGATTGGCGGTGGAAATTCGTCGAATGCCCTGTGAAATTCCGGACGCAGTCGCTTTCAACGAGGATCATGCACAGCGTGCCTACGATCCAGACACTGCAAGAGCCTATTGGCATGCCATGCTGCAGGTGCAGCGGGTCTTTTTGCTGTTTCGCTCGCGCTTTGTCGGTAAATGCAGCCCCATCCATCTGTTTTGGGGCAGCTTTGACTTGGCGGTGACCCGTTTCTCGGGACGCGATGCTCCGCCGCATCCAGGCGGCATGCCTCATGTGCCGAACGCCGTGGCTCGCGAGGCGTATAGCCGGGAAGTTTCAAGCGCAGGCTTTTGGCCCGGTATCGATCATCCCGCCTTCTACAGCTACGCTTATCCCGCACCGAACGGTTTCGGCCTTACCAAGATTGAGCCTGAGGCCGCGATGTTCGACACCCAGCTTGGAGAATTCCTCTTGCCTTACGATGCGGTTCGCTCCAGCACGGATCCAGACGCTGCGCTCTTGGCATTCTTGCAAAGCACGTACGAGGCCGCCGCTAATCTTGCCCATTGGGAGCGGTCGCGCCTGGAGCGAGCGCAAGGTCAGTTTGGTCGGTTGCCCGAGGGCGCCTAG
- a CDS encoding glutathione S-transferase family protein, producing the protein MITLYSYPPLFGVADNNGYGLKVFAFLKLAGVPFRHEHIFDASKAPRGQLPYIVDGHDSVGDSETILAYVTQKYGVTLDAALTPAQRTTNLLITRTLDDLYWVMSYSRWKDERYWPLFRDALKREHPSLTDDGLIKAKEFNAQRYYYQGIGRFEPDAAMARGLADLAALANLILRQGYVHGDRPTAIDAGIYGFIANIYFYDIDTPLKEFVVAHDGLVRHCRAIHAAVST; encoded by the coding sequence ATGATCACGCTCTATTCTTATCCGCCACTGTTCGGCGTCGCCGACAATAATGGCTACGGTCTGAAGGTATTCGCCTTCCTGAAGCTCGCCGGCGTACCGTTCCGGCACGAACACATCTTCGATGCGTCGAAGGCGCCACGCGGACAACTGCCCTATATCGTCGACGGCCACGACAGCGTCGGCGACAGCGAAACCATTCTTGCTTATGTCACTCAAAAATATGGCGTCACGCTGGACGCGGCGCTGACGCCGGCGCAGCGCACGACCAATCTTCTCATCACACGCACGCTCGATGATCTCTACTGGGTGATGTCCTATTCGCGCTGGAAGGACGAGCGCTATTGGCCCCTGTTCCGCGATGCGCTCAAGCGCGAGCACCCGAGCCTTACCGATGACGGGCTGATCAAGGCCAAGGAGTTCAACGCCCAGCGCTACTATTACCAGGGTATCGGCCGCTTCGAGCCTGATGCCGCGATGGCCCGCGGGCTCGCCGATCTCGCCGCGCTGGCGAACCTGATCCTGCGGCAAGGCTATGTGCATGGCGACCGACCGACGGCGATCGACGCCGGCATCTACGGTTTCATCGCCAACATCTATTTCTACGACATCGACACGCCGTTAAAGGAGTTTGTGGTCGCGCATGACGGTCTGGTACGACATTGCCGTGCCATCCACGCCGCGGTCAGTACGTGA
- a CDS encoding cupin domain-containing protein has translation MIKSRNADVEAVAVSAVEGKPMYGGNMLVKPLIKGDEMTFLEIHYAAGVGAPLHTHTHESIAYVVKGKVKSTVGSEEFIMGPGDVCRHPKGVLHGLEALEDSVVVEVKSPAPDIGAFFAIRK, from the coding sequence GTGATCAAGTCGAGAAATGCCGACGTCGAGGCCGTGGCGGTAAGCGCCGTCGAGGGCAAGCCGATGTATGGCGGCAACATGCTCGTTAAGCCGCTCATCAAGGGTGACGAGATGACATTCCTCGAGATCCATTATGCGGCCGGAGTCGGCGCCCCGCTTCACACCCACACGCATGAATCGATTGCCTATGTTGTGAAGGGAAAAGTGAAATCGACGGTCGGCTCGGAGGAATTCATCATGGGGCCAGGCGATGTTTGCCGGCACCCGAAAGGAGTCCTCCACGGATTGGAGGCCCTCGAAGACTCGGTTGTGGTTGAGGTCAAGTCGCCGGCGCCTGATATCGGCGCCTTCTTCGCGATACGAAAATGA